In the Cotesia glomerata isolate CgM1 unplaced genomic scaffold, MPM_Cglom_v2.3 scaffold_2291, whole genome shotgun sequence genome, atcagttagttgttttttagtttttctttgtattaatgaaatatgttttatatattacaCTGTTCATGATGCGAAGTATTAGAAAAAACtttataatgttaaaatttttatgagtaattttgaattttccaaacttttaattttttattcgcttaagaaaaaaataaaaatatttttttataggtcCAAGTCAACCTTCAACATCAAGCCAGACGATAATTGCTAGTGAAAAATCAGAattattaacaacaaaatcATTAAGTGAAGCTACGAATTTCGGTTCGGATTTGGAGTATGATCCTTCAATACAAATGAAGcgaccaaaaattaatattttaactcCAGAGCTGATTTCCGCAC is a window encoding:
- the LOC123274124 gene encoding uncharacterized protein LOC123274124 translates to MLDDRIKKLYLNQKREFIHNNVHPSNTSGDQMDVEESSPSQPSTSSQTIIASEKSELLTTKSLSEATNFGSDLEYDPSIQMKRPKINILTPELISALDRANVSSRNAMFIIAPILT